The region GTAAGGTGATTTAGCAATTAATTCGTTTATTTCTTCTTGGGTATAATTTTTAGATAAATCAAACCCATTCACTTCCATCCATTCTTTAAATCGGTGATGAAATACAACATACTCTTCCCAAGAATCTCCAACTTCGTCTACAAAATCTACACGTACATTTTTATCGTTAGGGTTTACTTTACGTCTACGTTTGTAAACAGGCATAAACACGGGTTCTATCCCTGAACTTGTTTGTGTCATTAAACTTGTTGTTCCTGTAGGAGCAATTGTTAACAATGCGATATTACGACGGCCATATTCTAACATGTCGTAATACAATTTGCTATCTGCTTCTTTTAGACGTTGTATAAACGGATTGTTTTTTTCTAACTCTGCATTGTAAACACCAAAAGCACCTCTATCTTTTGCAGTATATACAGAAGCTCTATATGCTTCTATAGCTAATTTTTTATGAACTTTTACAGAGAATGCATTTCCTTCTTCACTTCCATATTGTATTCCTAAAGCAGCTAACATATCGCCTTCTGCTGTTATACCAATACCTGTTCGTCTTCCTTCTTCTGCTTTGTTTTTAATATTTTGCCAAAGATTACGTTCTGTAGCTTTTACAACATCTAATTCTGGATCTGATTCAATCTTAGCTAAAATACCATCAATTTTCTCTAATTCTAAATCAATAATATCGTCCATTATACGCTGTGCAACAGCAATATGTTTACTAAATTTCTCAAAATTAAAAGCAGCGTCTTTAGTAAAAGGTTGATCTACATAAGAATATAAATTAATAGCTAGCAAACGACAAGAATCGTAAGGGCAAAGTGGAATTTCTCCACACGGATTTGTAGAAACCGTTTTATAACCAAAATCGGCATAACAATCTGGTACAGATTCATTAATTATAGTATCCCAAAATAAAATTCCTGGTTCTGCAGACTTCCATGCGTTATGAACAATTTTTTTCCAAATACCATCTGCTTGTATGGTTCTAGTAAATTTAGGCTCTTTGCTGAAAATTGGATATTTTTGAGTGTATTCTCCGTTAAGCTTAACCGCTTTCATAAACTCATCATCTATACGCACAGATACATTTGCACCAGTAACCTTACCTTGCTCTAGTTTAGCATCTATAAAATCTTCAGAATCTGGATGGTTTACAGACACAGACAACATTAATGCCCCACGTCTTCCATCTTGAGCAACCTCTCTAGTAGAATTTGAGTAACGTTCCATAAAAGGCACAATTCCAGTAGATGTTAAGGCTGAGTTTTTTACTGGCGAACCTTTAGGACGAATATGAGACAAATCGTGACCTACACCACCACGACGTTTCATTAACTGCACTTGCTCTTGGTCTATTTTCATAATCCCTCCATAAGAATCAGATTCGCCACTATTACCAATTACAAAACAATTAGATAAAGAAGCTATTTGAAACGGATTACCTATTCCTGCCATAGGACTTCCCTGAGGAACGATATATTTAAAATCTTTAATTAAATCGAAAATTTCTTCTTCAGACAATGGATTGGGATAACGCACTTCTATTCTAGCAATTTCCTTTGCTATTCTACGATGCATATCGTTAGGCGTTAGTTCATAAATATTCCCATCGGAATCTTTAAGTGCATACTTATTTAACCAGACTCTTGCAGCGAGGTCGTCGCCATTAAAATATTTTAATGAAGCTTCAAATGCTTCGTCTTGAGTATAGGTTTTTAAAGGGATTGGTAAGGAATCTACATTCATTGTCTTGATAAATTAAGGTTGTTACTAGTATAATTTTCAGACCACAAATATAGGTAAGAATTTGCAATAATTTTATACACAAATTTCAAAAAGTTTTCAGTAAAAAACAACAAAACACTGATTTACAGTGTTTTAAAAATTTATCAACACCAAATAGTTAACAAATAATTATTATTTATTTTTCATCTAAATTTAAAAGTCTACAACAAAACCAATACCTAAAAGCTGTTTCCATTGCACTTTAGCACCGGCTTCTCCGTACTCATCTGCATCTTCATCTATTACTA is a window of Formosa sediminum DNA encoding:
- a CDS encoding adenosylcobalamin-dependent ribonucleoside-diphosphate reductase yields the protein MNVDSLPIPLKTYTQDEAFEASLKYFNGDDLAARVWLNKYALKDSDGNIYELTPNDMHRRIAKEIARIEVRYPNPLSEEEIFDLIKDFKYIVPQGSPMAGIGNPFQIASLSNCFVIGNSGESDSYGGIMKIDQEQVQLMKRRGGVGHDLSHIRPKGSPVKNSALTSTGIVPFMERYSNSTREVAQDGRRGALMLSVSVNHPDSEDFIDAKLEQGKVTGANVSVRIDDEFMKAVKLNGEYTQKYPIFSKEPKFTRTIQADGIWKKIVHNAWKSAEPGILFWDTIINESVPDCYADFGYKTVSTNPCGEIPLCPYDSCRLLAINLYSYVDQPFTKDAAFNFEKFSKHIAVAQRIMDDIIDLELEKIDGILAKIESDPELDVVKATERNLWQNIKNKAEEGRRTGIGITAEGDMLAALGIQYGSEEGNAFSVKVHKKLAIEAYRASVYTAKDRGAFGVYNAELEKNNPFIQRLKEADSKLYYDMLEYGRRNIALLTIAPTGTTSLMTQTSSGIEPVFMPVYKRRRKVNPNDKNVRVDFVDEVGDSWEEYVVFHHRFKEWMEVNGFDLSKNYTQEEINELIAKSPYHKATSNDVDWLSKVSMQGAVQKWVDHSISVTINLPSDVSEDLVGQLYLKAWEVGCKGVTVYRDGSRSGVLISNDEKKEEETNTDVLTTFPTKRPQVLEADVVRFQNNKEKWIAFIGKIDGKPYEVFTGLTDDEDGMIIPRWVNEGLIIKNRNDDGTRRYDFQYHNKRGYKTTIEGLSHKFNPEFWNYAKLISSTLRHGMPIDKIVDLINSLQLDSESINTWKNGVVRALKRYVEDGTHAKGQTCSNCNSTNLIYQEGCLTCKDCGSSKCG